The following proteins are encoded in a genomic region of Arthrobacter jiangjiafuii:
- the orn gene encoding oligoribonuclease translates to MPITNERIVWIDCEMTGLDISADALIEVAVLVTDSELNILGDGVDVVIRPDDAALAQMGDFVRNMHTTSKLLDELPGGMSMAEAEAQVIEYITKWVPEPKKAQLAGNSVGTDKMFLARDMPEVIDYLHYRIIDVSTIKELARRWYPRAYFQAPAKTGNHRALGDIVDSINELRYYREAVFVPAPGPDSATAKKISAAIMDGPKS, encoded by the coding sequence GTGCCAATAACTAATGAACGTATCGTCTGGATCGATTGCGAAATGACCGGGCTGGACATCAGCGCCGACGCCCTGATCGAAGTGGCCGTCCTGGTGACGGACTCCGAGCTGAACATCCTGGGAGACGGGGTGGACGTGGTGATCCGGCCCGACGACGCCGCCCTGGCCCAGATGGGCGACTTTGTGCGGAACATGCACACCACGTCCAAGCTCCTGGACGAGCTGCCCGGCGGCATGTCGATGGCGGAGGCTGAAGCCCAGGTCATCGAATACATCACCAAATGGGTCCCCGAGCCCAAGAAGGCGCAGCTGGCCGGCAACTCCGTGGGAACGGACAAGATGTTCCTGGCCCGCGACATGCCCGAGGTCATCGACTACCTGCATTACCGGATCATCGATGTCTCCACCATCAAGGAGCTGGCCCGCCGCTGGTACCCCCGCGCCTACTTCCAGGCTCCGGCCAAGACAGGCAACCACCGCGCGCTGGGCGACATCGTGGATTCCATCAACGAGCTGCGGTACTACCGCGAGGCGGTTTTTGTCCCCGCGCCGGGCCCGGATTCCGCGACCGCAAAGAAGATCTCCGCGGCCATCATGGACGGCCCCAAAAGTTAG